The following are encoded together in the Montipora foliosa isolate CH-2021 chromosome 12, ASM3666993v2, whole genome shotgun sequence genome:
- the LOC137981098 gene encoding uncharacterized protein, protein MAGRPPFDQFSSEEEDIDSYLERLQEYSIAYDIKDGTEHSAKRRAILLTSIGCVSYRVLKDLSFPDAPNTKTFEQLATLLRGHYKPTRLKVAERYKFHSANQRPGESITAFVRELKKLTGTCEFTNDQLQDSLCDRFICGLRSEQIKRKLLSANYTFQEAVEAAIAQETAQKDVQALGSNSLGLRSPAGVNKVKRDNLASRNRTSTTGRRNARNDKQMQPTGATQRCFRCGLTNHSPDNCKYKDFECHRCHQKGHLRSECRNTKPPRPKAEGRQHVRLADQDAAEETPVGGEDQFFESIFNLDGAQSSVSQNSDMATPAVKVPVLIENTEFLMEVDTGAATSILSYSDYERHFKHLALRPVQRSFHAYAGTPLDVAGQILVDVEHNGQRATLPLLVVRAESYAPPLLGRSWLTKIRLDWSTLFSPPISQVSVDQDNDVRVERLKEQYREIFKPELGTVKGVKAKLYLKGKC, encoded by the coding sequence ATGGCGGGAAGACCACCTTTCGATCAATTCAGTTCAGAGGAAGAAGATATCGACAGCTACCTGGAACGATTGCAAGAATATTCCATCGCATACGACATTAAAGACGGTACCGAGCATTCTGCAAAACGGAGAGCCATTCTTCTGACATCCATTGGATGTGTTTCTTATCGAGTTTTGAAGGATTTGTCTTTTCCGGACGCCCCGAACACGAAAACCTTCGAGCAGCTCGCTACGTTACTTCGTGGCCATTATAAGCCTACTCGCCTAAAAGTTGCGGAAAGATACAAATTTCATTCTGCTAACCAACGTCCTGGGGAGTCCATCACAGCTTTTGTTAGAGAGTTGAAGAAACTCACCGGCACATGTGAGTTTACGAACGACCAACTGCAAGACAGTCTTTGCGATCGCTTTATTTGTGGTCTTCGCTCAGAGCAGATCAAACGGAAGCTTTTATCAGCCAATTACACTTTTCAGGAAGCAGTTGAAGCTGCAATCGCTCAGGAAACAGCTCAAAAAGATGTTCAAGCTCTAGGTTCAAATTCTCTAGGCCTGAGATCACCGGCGGGAGTTAACAAGGTCAAACGTGACAATCTTGCGTCACGCAATCGCACGTCCACGACGGGCCGACGTAACGCCAGAAATGACAAACAAATGCAGCCCACGGGAGCGACACAACGTTGTTTTCGCTGTGGACTCACCAATCATTCTCCGGACAATTGCAAATACAAGGATTTTGAATGTCATCGATGCCACCAAAAGGGGCATTTGCGGTCCGAGTGTCGCAACACGAAGCCACCACGCCCAAAAGCCGAGGGAAGACAACATGTTCGGCTCGCTGATCAGGACGCAGCAGAGGAGACGCCAGTGGGCGGCGAAGATCAATTCTTTGAGTCTATTTTCAATCTGGATGGTGCACAGTCCTCTGTGTCCCAGAACTCAGATATGGCTACACCAGCAGTTAAGGTTCCTGTCCTGATCGAGAATACTGAATTTCTGATGGAAGTGGATACCGGAGCAGCGACATCCATTCTGAGCTACTCAGATTACGAACGGCATTTCAAACATTTAGCTCTAAGGCCAGTTCAAAGATCGTTTCATGCTTATGCTGGCACACCCTTGGATGTTGCAGGGCAGATTCTGGTCGATGTAGAGCACAATGGTCAACGTGCAACATTACCCTTGCTTGTAGTGCGCGCGGAGAGTTATGCTCCTCCGTTGCTTGGGAGATCCTGGTTAACAAAGATCCGGCTTGACTGGTCAACGCTCTTCTCGCCTCCAATAAGTCAAGTTTCTGTTGATCAGGATAACGATGTACGGGTCGAACGCCTGAAGGAACAGTACAGGGAGATATTCAAGCCTGAGCTAGGGACTGTAAAGGGTGTCAAGGCAAAACTCTACCTTAAGGGAAAATGCTAA
- the LOC137979938 gene encoding TNF receptor-associated factor 4-like, translating into MTKDRIPDHVANECTLTEISCPYSSLGCPSKFQRRETESHLQSDIELHLLLACVRLDETEEELRVTKEKLEERNVYIWKINGFSEILRQAKAGLQDAIYSDPFYTKQYGYKVKMRLTPNGVGIGYNTHLSLHLIIMKGEYDAILQWPFAEPVTLTLIDQKGNPDDRENIVGSFSSYSGDWSSRPVREENEATGFHEFVSHDSLKNGAYIVDDAIFFEAKFD; encoded by the exons ATGACGAAGGACAGG ATCCCAGACCATGTTGCGAACGAATGCACATTGACGGAGATTTCTTGCCCGTATTCTAGCCTTGGCTGTCCAAGCAAG TTTCAGCGAAGAGAGACAGAATCTCATCTTCAATCCGACATAGAATTGCACCTTCTCCTCGCCTGTGTAAGGTTGGACGAAACAGAAGAAGAGTTAAGGGtgacaaaagaaaaacttgagGAGAGGAACGTGTACATATGGAAGATAAATGGCTTCAGTGAAATCTTGAGACAGGCAAAAGCAGGATTGCAAGATGCGATATACAGTGATCCATTTTATACAAAGCAATATGGCTATAAAGTTAAAATGCGCTTGACTCCCAATGGTGTCGGCATCGGGTATAACACTCATTTGTCGCTTCACCTAATTATAATGAAAGGTGAATACGATGCCATTCTGCAATGGCCTTTTGCTGAACCGGTAACGTTGACATTGATCGATCAGAAAGGAAACCCCGATGACAGGGAGAACATCGTTGGTTCGTTCTCATCCTACAGCGGTGACTGGTCGTCGAGGCCTGTGAGAGAAGAAAACGAAGCAACAGGGTTTCATGAATTTGTGTCACATGATAGCCTGAAAAACGGAGCATACATTGTGGATGATGCTATTTTTTTTGAAGctaaattcgactaa
- the LOC137980217 gene encoding TNF receptor-associated factor 4-like isoform X1, translating to MRQERDGQEPKCPLDNIVLNREKDIFLDKATQRKILSFIIHCPRDGCQWTGELRAKEDHENDCQRFPVNCPNGCGETIPREEICLHTEDKCPLAPIPCPYADMGCTKKEQQDEIDSHVESEIRLHLDLLGVKLRDTEEELRNSKQLVKKLEERIDALENKPCVYLWKIGSYHESLRRAKIGHKVQMKSTSFHTDEFGYKVRMSLYPNGDGKGKNTHLSIFLYIMKGDYDSILRWPFQKQVTFTLIDPKENPEDRNNISRTMGKQEEKEWNSRPETEENSSGWGFPEFVSHDNLMEGGYILEDTIFIEARIV from the exons ACAGGAGCGTGATGGACAAGAGCCAAAGTGTCCTTTGGACAATATCGTCCTGAATCGAGAAAAA GACATCTTTCTCGACAAAGCAACACAAAGGAAGATTCTTTCTTTTATCATTCATTGTCCAAGAGATGGCTGTCAGTGGACTGGCGAATTGAGGGCTAAAGAG GATCACGAGAATGACTGCCAAAGATTCCCTGTGAACTGTCCAAATGGCTGTGGAGAAACCATCCCAAGAGAGGAG ATTTGTTTGCATACTGAGGATAAATGTCCGCTGGCACCAATTCCTTGCCCTTATGCTGACATGGGATGCACCAAAAAG GAGCAGCAAGATGAAATTGACTCCCATGTTGAATCAGAAATCCGACTGCATCTTGATTTACTCGGTGTCAAATTGAGGGATACAGAAGAAGAGTTACGCAACTCCAAGCAACTGGTGAAGAAACTTGAAGAGAGGATAGATGCTCTTGAAAATAAGCCCTGTGTATATTTGTGGAAGATTGGCAGCTACCATGAAAGCTTGCGACGGGCTAAGATAGGCCACAAAGTTCAGATGAAAAGTACTTCATTTCATACAGATGAATTTGGCTATAAGGTTAGAATGTCTTTGTATCCGAATGGTGACGGCAAAGGGAAGAATACCCATCTTTCGATTTTCCTTTATATCATGAAAGGCGACTATGATTCCATTTTACGATGGCCTTTTCAAAAGCAAGTAACGTTTACATTGATCGATCCAAAAGAAAATCCAGAGGACAGAAATAACATCTCAAGGACCATgggaaaacaagaagaaaaagaatggAACTCCAGACCTGAGACAGAAGAAAATAGCAGCGGCTGGGGATTTCCCGAATTCGTGTCACATGACAACCTGATGGAAGGTGGCTACATTTTAGAGGATACCATTTTTATTGAGGCTAGAATCGtttaa